One Dreissena polymorpha isolate Duluth1 chromosome 9, UMN_Dpol_1.0, whole genome shotgun sequence genomic window carries:
- the LOC127844267 gene encoding uncharacterized protein LOC127844267 isoform X1 produces the protein MNNVYREMRSAAIFFLGKRQGSIMSACNDKSSVWRILLLILASLSVYFYLYSNTFDGLRAIRGNSVYKVVEGDLQSVWHNQFGSVSYYLKLLEETDKAQEVLVLNGTNHAALNAPSTTALETTPLILENVDNTLLEMFKFRILSNSTLPLLTLFTSWNANPEKNLVHNLTLINWRLLHPYVIPVVFTNESSVINECNQAGVTALPLSAVAADGIPVLKYMYRDVMNLFNTSFYAFSNGDILFTETLIHTLAQIINSTTEDLSKPILIVGQRTNVENVTLDEGSDWANVTCISKSRGKLFTGWAEDFFITPPSFPWKEVPEVVIGRRAYDNWLVYNSRKVKYNVIDATKTILAVHQTTQAGNFEGHGHSNKDYNHNLLVKIYKSIKYNAGVIECLERFTQYESKQFQVKTRKVHKACNV, from the exons ggCTCAATAATGTCGGCATGCAACGACAAATCCTCAGTTTGGCGGATATTGCTTCTTATCCTGGCAAGTCTCTCCGTCTACTTCTATTTGTACTCGAACACCTTCGATGGCTTACGGGCTATACGGGGAAACTCCGTGTACAAAGTAGTGGAAGGAGACCTTCAA TCGGTGTGGCACAACCAGTTCGGATCCGTGTCCTACTACCTCAAGCTTCTCGAGGAGACGGATAAAGCACAGGAAGTTTTAGTTTTAAATGGGACTAACCATGCCGCATTGAATGCCCCGTCTACGACTGCGCTAGAAACGACACCGCTGATCCTAGAAAACGTCGACAACACTCTCCTGGAAATGTTCAAATTTCGTATTCTCTCCAACTCAACATTACCATTGCTAACACTATTTACCTCATGGAATGCAAATCCAGAAAAAAATCTCGTTCATAATCTGACCCTCATTAACTGGCGGTTATTGCACCCTTACGTGATTCCCGTGGTTTTCACTAACGAGAGCTCAGTTATTAACGAGTGCAATCAGGCGGGCGTCACTGCGTTGCCACTTTCAGCTGTTGCAGCAGACGGAATTCCTGTGCTTAAGTACATGTATCGTGACGTCATGAACCTTTTTAATACGTCATTTTATGCTTTTAGTAACGGTGACATACTtttcactgaaacattaattCACACGTTGGCTCAGATTATTAACTCAACAACGGAGGATTTGAGCAAGCCTATTCTAATTGTTGGACAAAGAACAAATGTCGAAAACGTCACCTTAGACGAGGGATCAGACTGGGCTAATGTTACTTGCATTTCAAAAAGTAGAGGCAAACTTTTTACGGGATGGGCGGAAGACTTCTTTATTACTCCGCCATCGTTTCCATGGAAAGAGGTCCCGGAGGTTGTGATAGGTAGGAGAGCTTATGACAATTGGCTTGTGTATAATTCAAGGAAAGTGAAGTACAATGTGATAGACGCCACCAAAACGATCCTGGCCGTACATCAGACCACACAGGCTGGGAATTTTGAAGGTCATGGTCACTCAAATAAGGATTACAATCATAATTTATTGGTAAAaatttataaaagtataaaatataacgCCGGTGTAATTGAGTGCTTAGAAAGGTTTACACAATATGAATCAAAACAATTTCAGGTCAAAACGAGAAAGGTGCATAAGGCATGTAATGTGTGA
- the LOC127844267 gene encoding uncharacterized protein LOC127844267 isoform X4 — MRLNNVGMQRQILSLADIASYPGKSLRLLLFVLEHLRWLTGYTGKLRVQSSGRRPSIGVAQPVRIRVLLPQASRGDG, encoded by the exons ggCTCAATAATGTCGGCATGCAACGACAAATCCTCAGTTTGGCGGATATTGCTTCTTATCCTGGCAAGTCTCTCCGTCTACTTCTATTTGTACTCGAACACCTTCGATGGCTTACGGGCTATACGGGGAAACTCCGTGTACAAAGTAGTGGAAGGAGACCTTCAA TCGGTGTGGCACAACCAGTTCGGATCCGTGTCCTACTACCTCAAGCTTCTCGAGGAGACGGATAA
- the LOC127844267 gene encoding uncharacterized protein LOC127844267 isoform X2, whose amino-acid sequence MTLGVSGSSPVEGSIMSACNDKSSVWRILLLILASLSVYFYLYSNTFDGLRAIRGNSVYKVVEGDLQSVWHNQFGSVSYYLKLLEETDKAQEVLVLNGTNHAALNAPSTTALETTPLILENVDNTLLEMFKFRILSNSTLPLLTLFTSWNANPEKNLVHNLTLINWRLLHPYVIPVVFTNESSVINECNQAGVTALPLSAVAADGIPVLKYMYRDVMNLFNTSFYAFSNGDILFTETLIHTLAQIINSTTEDLSKPILIVGQRTNVENVTLDEGSDWANVTCISKSRGKLFTGWAEDFFITPPSFPWKEVPEVVIGRRAYDNWLVYNSRKVKYNVIDATKTILAVHQTTQAGNFEGHGHSNKDYNHNLLVKIYKSIKYNAGVIECLERFTQYESKQFQVKTRKVHKACNV is encoded by the exons ggCTCAATAATGTCGGCATGCAACGACAAATCCTCAGTTTGGCGGATATTGCTTCTTATCCTGGCAAGTCTCTCCGTCTACTTCTATTTGTACTCGAACACCTTCGATGGCTTACGGGCTATACGGGGAAACTCCGTGTACAAAGTAGTGGAAGGAGACCTTCAA TCGGTGTGGCACAACCAGTTCGGATCCGTGTCCTACTACCTCAAGCTTCTCGAGGAGACGGATAAAGCACAGGAAGTTTTAGTTTTAAATGGGACTAACCATGCCGCATTGAATGCCCCGTCTACGACTGCGCTAGAAACGACACCGCTGATCCTAGAAAACGTCGACAACACTCTCCTGGAAATGTTCAAATTTCGTATTCTCTCCAACTCAACATTACCATTGCTAACACTATTTACCTCATGGAATGCAAATCCAGAAAAAAATCTCGTTCATAATCTGACCCTCATTAACTGGCGGTTATTGCACCCTTACGTGATTCCCGTGGTTTTCACTAACGAGAGCTCAGTTATTAACGAGTGCAATCAGGCGGGCGTCACTGCGTTGCCACTTTCAGCTGTTGCAGCAGACGGAATTCCTGTGCTTAAGTACATGTATCGTGACGTCATGAACCTTTTTAATACGTCATTTTATGCTTTTAGTAACGGTGACATACTtttcactgaaacattaattCACACGTTGGCTCAGATTATTAACTCAACAACGGAGGATTTGAGCAAGCCTATTCTAATTGTTGGACAAAGAACAAATGTCGAAAACGTCACCTTAGACGAGGGATCAGACTGGGCTAATGTTACTTGCATTTCAAAAAGTAGAGGCAAACTTTTTACGGGATGGGCGGAAGACTTCTTTATTACTCCGCCATCGTTTCCATGGAAAGAGGTCCCGGAGGTTGTGATAGGTAGGAGAGCTTATGACAATTGGCTTGTGTATAATTCAAGGAAAGTGAAGTACAATGTGATAGACGCCACCAAAACGATCCTGGCCGTACATCAGACCACACAGGCTGGGAATTTTGAAGGTCATGGTCACTCAAATAAGGATTACAATCATAATTTATTGGTAAAaatttataaaagtataaaatataacgCCGGTGTAATTGAGTGCTTAGAAAGGTTTACACAATATGAATCAAAACAATTTCAGGTCAAAACGAGAAAGGTGCATAAGGCATGTAATGTGTGA
- the LOC127844267 gene encoding uncharacterized protein LOC127844267 isoform X3, whose protein sequence is MSACNDKSSVWRILLLILASLSVYFYLYSNTFDGLRAIRGNSVYKVVEGDLQSVWHNQFGSVSYYLKLLEETDKAQEVLVLNGTNHAALNAPSTTALETTPLILENVDNTLLEMFKFRILSNSTLPLLTLFTSWNANPEKNLVHNLTLINWRLLHPYVIPVVFTNESSVINECNQAGVTALPLSAVAADGIPVLKYMYRDVMNLFNTSFYAFSNGDILFTETLIHTLAQIINSTTEDLSKPILIVGQRTNVENVTLDEGSDWANVTCISKSRGKLFTGWAEDFFITPPSFPWKEVPEVVIGRRAYDNWLVYNSRKVKYNVIDATKTILAVHQTTQAGNFEGHGHSNKDYNHNLLVKIYKSIKYNAGVIECLERFTQYESKQFQVKTRKVHKACNV, encoded by the exons ATGTCGGCATGCAACGACAAATCCTCAGTTTGGCGGATATTGCTTCTTATCCTGGCAAGTCTCTCCGTCTACTTCTATTTGTACTCGAACACCTTCGATGGCTTACGGGCTATACGGGGAAACTCCGTGTACAAAGTAGTGGAAGGAGACCTTCAA TCGGTGTGGCACAACCAGTTCGGATCCGTGTCCTACTACCTCAAGCTTCTCGAGGAGACGGATAAAGCACAGGAAGTTTTAGTTTTAAATGGGACTAACCATGCCGCATTGAATGCCCCGTCTACGACTGCGCTAGAAACGACACCGCTGATCCTAGAAAACGTCGACAACACTCTCCTGGAAATGTTCAAATTTCGTATTCTCTCCAACTCAACATTACCATTGCTAACACTATTTACCTCATGGAATGCAAATCCAGAAAAAAATCTCGTTCATAATCTGACCCTCATTAACTGGCGGTTATTGCACCCTTACGTGATTCCCGTGGTTTTCACTAACGAGAGCTCAGTTATTAACGAGTGCAATCAGGCGGGCGTCACTGCGTTGCCACTTTCAGCTGTTGCAGCAGACGGAATTCCTGTGCTTAAGTACATGTATCGTGACGTCATGAACCTTTTTAATACGTCATTTTATGCTTTTAGTAACGGTGACATACTtttcactgaaacattaattCACACGTTGGCTCAGATTATTAACTCAACAACGGAGGATTTGAGCAAGCCTATTCTAATTGTTGGACAAAGAACAAATGTCGAAAACGTCACCTTAGACGAGGGATCAGACTGGGCTAATGTTACTTGCATTTCAAAAAGTAGAGGCAAACTTTTTACGGGATGGGCGGAAGACTTCTTTATTACTCCGCCATCGTTTCCATGGAAAGAGGTCCCGGAGGTTGTGATAGGTAGGAGAGCTTATGACAATTGGCTTGTGTATAATTCAAGGAAAGTGAAGTACAATGTGATAGACGCCACCAAAACGATCCTGGCCGTACATCAGACCACACAGGCTGGGAATTTTGAAGGTCATGGTCACTCAAATAAGGATTACAATCATAATTTATTGGTAAAaatttataaaagtataaaatataacgCCGGTGTAATTGAGTGCTTAGAAAGGTTTACACAATATGAATCAAAACAATTTCAGGTCAAAACGAGAAAGGTGCATAAGGCATGTAATGTGTGA